The Paenibacillus sp. FSL W8-0426 region GAACCCCCGTGGATTCCAACACCACGTTATCCAGCAGGTTGCTTACGAGGTTACCGTGATCATATACATAGTTCCCCAGCCAAGGATTGCCTGCAGCATCCACAGGCAGCGAGCTTTGGGCCCCCATAATGTAATGATGAGGATTGGCATGTTTAATCGCTTCGTCCAGCGGAGCGCCGTCAACGCCTGCATTGCCTGCACCCTCGGCACCTGCCCCGGTCAACAATTGATTGATCGTTTGTTGAACCAGTTCGACATGGCTTAGTTCCTCGAGAAAGATGCCGCGGATCAAATCCCGGAACTGCGTTGCTTTGCCCCGGAAATTGCTGCTTTGGAAGAAAAATTGCATCATGGTACGCATTTCCCCGAATTGCCCGCCAAGCGTTTCTTGCAGCACTTTCGCCGCTGCCGGATCAGGCTTGTCCGGGACAATCATGTTAATGAGATCTTCACGATAAAAAAACATGCTTTTCCTCCATTCAAGTGAATTACCGCTTTAGCTTCCGGCTGCATTTGTGATTTTATGTGAAATGGAGCCTAACCAATGTTTGGTTGTACATGCATAGATCTCTTGATCATGGAAAGCATAAACCCGTAAAAATCGAGGAGGGATTATAAGATGGGTATTTTGAGCGGCAATCCGAAAAATGAACCGATGCATTACGGGGAGATTTTCAGCATATGGCAATGTTCCGTGGCAGCCAAGGGAGCGGTATCCTGTTATCAGGCCTATCTGAATCATGCCGGTGATCAGGATTTGAAAAAGATTTTGGATACTTTATTGGATCAAGCAAAACTGGAGATCAAAGAATGTGACACCTTGCTGACCGAAAACGGAATTACTCCTGCTCCCGTTTTGCCGGAAAGGCCCCCTGTGAAATGGGAAGATATTCCGGTTGGAGCGAGATTCACGGATCCTGAAATAGCGGCAAAGATTGCAGCCGATAACGCATTAGGGTTGGTTGCAGCCAGCCAAGGCATGGGTCAATCCATCCGAGAGGACATCGGGGCATTGTTCGCCAAATATCATGTCACTAAAACGGCATTGGGCGTAAAGATTCTGCAAATGAATAAAGAAAAAGGGTGGCTTGTGCCACCACCTCTTCAAGTTAAACGACCTGATTCTGATGAAAAATAGGTTTCAATTCATGCTTCTCCAGCAGGATTTCGGTGGAACCGATGATATTCCGAAAGGCATTGTTTAAATGTCAGGAATAGGGGCCATACTTGTATGGACCCTCCCCCACAAGCATGGGCGATGAAGGCTCTACCGGCATGAAGCCAGTAGAGCCTTTTAGTTTGGTCACGACATCCAGGTCGGATTCCCTGCATATTGAAATCAACTCTTCAATAAAGCTGCGGCAGCTTGTCTAGCGTGATCGCATAGTCGCAGTGATACGCGCTGCGCAGCTCTTCATTGGTCGTGAACTTTTCCGTTCTGGCAAAATCCTGAGACCAAGTCATAAACCACAGCCACGGAATACGCGAGGCGGATAAGTCTCTGATACTCGGAATCGGACCGATCTCTCCGATCGCGGCAAGTTTTGGGGTTGGTGTAATGCCAACCAGTTCCTCGTATTCCTTGCGCAAATCGGTATGTTGGTGAGCCGGGGGATACATATCTCTCGAAATGATGTCAACCACGTCATCTCCAACATAACCTTCGGCCAACGGTGAGTTCCACACCCAAATCAAATTCGTCAGCGCATGATGATTCGTATACCTTTCATACATGATCCGGTATAACTGTTTCGCAATGGTTGGACCTTGGCTCCCCCACCAGAACCAGGTTCCTTCCGATTCATGAAAGGGTCTCCACAAGATCGGAATGCGTTTGTCGCAAAATTCCCGCAGAATTTCGGCCATGTGGTCCATATCGGACAGCAAGGCTTTGTATTCCGGCGTCCCTTCCACGATCGCTTTCTTCACGTTAAAGTCCGTATGTTCCGTATAGAAGCTTTTATCCCGCCCGCGAAGTGGAGAAAACCAATGCCATGTGAACGTAAGCAAGCCTTTGTTATTCTGCACCCATTCCCAAGCTTTTTGCAGCGTATCCTGATTTTCGGAAACTTCCAGCAAACAGTCTTCGCCACTGTCTTCATAATTGATGTTCGGAGAATAACCCAGAAGTTCGAATCCGCATAGCGCTGGCAGCTTTCCCGTTACTTGATGGATATAGTCCAATTCCTCTTGCGCCATCGTTTGTGTGTGCTGTCCAGTAATGATGCCTTTCCCCTGAATCTCGCTGAAATAGTTCAGTACGGACCGTACTTCATCCGAAGCTTTAGGATTGCAAGGTATCGATTTCATATTGTCCTGCCTTTCTGTCGATCATATATCGAGTGCTTATTGACCACTCCACAGCTTAACGCGGTCTTTGACGTATTGGCCAAAAGCCTCTTCCATTTCTTCTACACCTGCTTTGTCCAGCTCCGCCATGTACTCGTCCCAGACTTTATCGAAGTTTTCCGGTTTGGCCATAACGGCTTCCGGAATTCGTTTCCATGTGATATCCTTCATTTTGGCCATAAGAATGGTCGCCTTGCTATCGCTTGGCAGAGCAATATTGTACACTGCGCCGGCTTTTCTTTCAGGAAACTCTTCTTCTTTCGGGAAAAGATCTCTCCAGTGCTCGACGTTGTACGCAGCCAAGGCTTCTTTTTCGGGTGCGCTGTACGTAGCAGTCAGGAGATCACTGTTGGTTTTCGTAAAGTAATTTCCAGTAGAATCCTTGATTCCGTCGCCATAATGAACCGAAAGGTTCCAATACAGGCCGAGGCCCGATTCCTTCATGTAAGCACTGCCTTCTTGATCCATCTTTTCTTGCACGTCTTGCGGTACGACTCTTTTTCCATCCTGAACGATGTAATCTTGTCCTTCGATCCCCCAGTTCATAAGGATCTGTCCCTCTTCCGAAGCAAGATAGTCGAGAAATTTTATGGCGGCTACGGGATCCTTGCATTCGCTGGAAATCGCTATGCCGTATCCTCCGTCAAAACCGGCTGACCAAAAGTTGGTATCCTTATACTCCTTGGACAACGTTACCGGATAATGGCCGTAGGTTTGATCGAATTTACCGGCAGCCTTCAGAGCCTGCTGCGCATCGCCATAGTCCCATGCGGGGTCGATCAGTCCAAGCACCCGCCCGGACGAAACTTTGGATTTGAACTGGTCCGTCTTTTGAACAAAGCTTTCTTTATCCAGCAAACCTATATCGTTCATGTGGTTCAGCCAACGGAAATATTCCCGTTCCTCCGGACGGCGGAAATGGTAGGTGACATCGAATGTTTCCTGATCCACATAGTACTCGCCGTCATCTGGCGCGCCTGTCGTGAAGAATCCCATGTTCGTTACTTGATACATATGCCAATCGTCCGCGTTAATGGTCAATCCGATATTTTTATTGCCGTTTTCATCGGTTGGATGTTTGGCCAAATAGTCCGTAATCACCTTTTCGTAGTCCTTCACCGTACGAATTTCGGGATAGCCTGCTTCTTTGACGACGCGATGCTGAAGCTGGAAGCCGCCGTCGGCTTTGAATTTTCGCTCATCGACCGCAGACCAGGTCGGAATGGCATAAATGGCCTGATCTTCCAAACTGTATTTGGCGCGAACAAGCTTGTCGCCCAGCATTTTTTTAATATTAGGAGCATGCTCCTCAATCAGGTCCGTCAGGTCGAGGACTGCACCGACATCCACCAGCTTGCCGAGGTCCGCTTTGGCGGCAATGAGATCAGGAACTTCACCGGTGGCAGCCATGATGGATACCTTTTGCACAGGGTCACCTACCGCGAATTCGGCATCCAGCACGACGCCGGTTTTCTCCGTGATGACCTTGCCTATACGGTCCTGCATATTATTCCAGTTCGGACTTCCGTCCTCGGAAAAATAAGTAAGGGTAATTGGACCCGTGCCGTTTCCGCCCTTGGCGGATTCCCCATCCCCACTTCCTGAACAGGCCGCGAGCTGACTAAGCAAAAGACCAGCCGCCAGCAGTGAAACCGCTGTTTTTCGGGTACGCTTTTTCATAAAAACAAACACTCCCCATTTTAAATTAAACGAAGTTATACAGGTCAACAGGATACCGCGATGATCCAAGGGCATGTTCCTGCTCGCCCGATCAGCTCTTGACGGCACCCAGCGTCATGCCTTTCACGAAGTACTTCTGCAAGAAAGGATAAACGATGAGAATCGGAACCGTAGCTATGATGGTAATCGCCATTTTGACGGAGTCCGGAGATACTTGGGTTACCAGTTGAGACATGTTCTCCCCGCGGACGTCGTTAGCGTTGGTCGTCGTGCTCTGAAGCACTTTCATCAGCTCATACTGCAGCGTCGTCAGAGAGTCATTGGAACCATTATAAAGGTACGTATCGAACCATGAATTCCATTGTCCCACAGCGAGGAACAACGCCACCGTTGCGAGAGCAGGCTTGGTAAGCGGGAGAATGACACGCCAGTAAATGGTGAAATCGTTCGCCCCGTCAAGCTTGGCTGATTCTTGCAGAGCATAAGGAATGCCGTCGATGAACGAACGGATGATAAAGATGTTGAAGGCGCTTACGAGTCCAGGCAAAATATAAACAGCGAACGTATTGATCAGATCCAGGTTTTTGATCAGAATAAAGCCCGGAATCAAGCCGCCGGATACATACATTGTGATCGCCAGAAATACGGATACAAAACGCCGTCCCTGAAATTCCTTGCGCGCCAGTGTATAAGCAACCATCGATCCGCTGACAAGACCTGCCAGCGTACCTATGACCGTTCGAAGCACCGAGATTTTAAATCCGGTGATCAACCCGTCGTAACTAAAGATGAGCTTATAATTTTCCAGAGTGAATTGTCTAGGGAAAATCGATATCCCACCCCGAACGGTATCTACGGAATCGTTAAAGGAAATAGCGAGCACGTTGAGAAACGGATATAGCGTGGCGATTGTAACGATTCCAATAAACACGTAGACAAAGGTATCAAAAATCCAGTCTTGGGGGGATTTGGCGGCAATCTTCGGTCGTTTGGGTTTGATGGAAGATGCTGTCGGCCCGGATGCGTCCATGTCTGTTCCTCCTCCTTACATAATGCTTTCGTTAGCGAATTTTTTGAAGATCCCATTCACGACGAACAGCAAAATCACGCTGATGACCGAATTGAAAATACTGATTGCGGTACCGAAAGAATATCTCCCCATGGATAAACCGTAATTCAAAGCATACAAATCCAATACTTCGGAATAGTCGCTGACCATATGGTTGCCGAGCAGGAACTGCTTTTCAAATCCGATACTCACAAGATGGCCGATCGACATAATAAAAAGCACGATGATCGTTGGCCTGATGCCCGGGAGCGTGATATGCCATATTTGTCTCAGACGGCTGGCACCGTCGACTTTCGCCGCCTCATACAGCTCAGGCCCGATTCCGGAAATGGCCGCCAAATAGATAATGGCATTCCAGCCTGTCTCCTTCCAAACGTCGGCTCCGGTCACGATTCCCCAAAACAGCTCTCCCTTCGCCATAAACTGAATCGGCTGGTCAATCAAATGCAGTCCAAGGAGCAAATCGTTGACCGCGCCACCGTCGGTCGACAGCATTTTGATGACGATGCCTGCGGCGACGACCCAAGACACGAAGTGAGGCAGGTAAGATACGGTCTGCAC contains the following coding sequences:
- a CDS encoding ABC transporter substrate-binding protein, producing the protein MKKRTRKTAVSLLAAGLLLSQLAACSGSGDGESAKGGNGTGPITLTYFSEDGSPNWNNMQDRIGKVITEKTGVVLDAEFAVGDPVQKVSIMAATGEVPDLIAAKADLGKLVDVGAVLDLTDLIEEHAPNIKKMLGDKLVRAKYSLEDQAIYAIPTWSAVDERKFKADGGFQLQHRVVKEAGYPEIRTVKDYEKVITDYLAKHPTDENGNKNIGLTINADDWHMYQVTNMGFFTTGAPDDGEYYVDQETFDVTYHFRRPEEREYFRWLNHMNDIGLLDKESFVQKTDQFKSKVSSGRVLGLIDPAWDYGDAQQALKAAGKFDQTYGHYPVTLSKEYKDTNFWSAGFDGGYGIAISSECKDPVAAIKFLDYLASEEGQILMNWGIEGQDYIVQDGKRVVPQDVQEKMDQEGSAYMKESGLGLYWNLSVHYGDGIKDSTGNYFTKTNSDLLTATYSAPEKEALAAYNVEHWRDLFPKEEEFPERKAGAVYNIALPSDSKATILMAKMKDITWKRIPEAVMAKPENFDKVWDEYMAELDKAGVEEMEEAFGQYVKDRVKLWSGQ
- a CDS encoding carbohydrate ABC transporter permease encodes the protein MDASGPTASSIKPKRPKIAAKSPQDWIFDTFVYVFIGIVTIATLYPFLNVLAISFNDSVDTVRGGISIFPRQFTLENYKLIFSYDGLITGFKISVLRTVIGTLAGLVSGSMVAYTLARKEFQGRRFVSVFLAITMYVSGGLIPGFILIKNLDLINTFAVYILPGLVSAFNIFIIRSFIDGIPYALQESAKLDGANDFTIYWRVILPLTKPALATVALFLAVGQWNSWFDTYLYNGSNDSLTTLQYELMKVLQSTTTNANDVRGENMSQLVTQVSPDSVKMAITIIATVPILIVYPFLQKYFVKGMTLGAVKS
- a CDS encoding DUF3231 family protein, whose product is MGILSGNPKNEPMHYGEIFSIWQCSVAAKGAVSCYQAYLNHAGDQDLKKILDTLLDQAKLEIKECDTLLTENGITPAPVLPERPPVKWEDIPVGARFTDPEIAAKIAADNALGLVAASQGMGQSIREDIGALFAKYHVTKTALGVKILQMNKEKGWLVPPPLQVKRPDSDEK
- a CDS encoding manganese catalase family protein — protein: MFFYREDLINMIVPDKPDPAAAKVLQETLGGQFGEMRTMMQFFFQSSNFRGKATQFRDLIRGIFLEELSHVELVQQTINQLLTGAGAEGAGNAGVDGAPLDEAIKHANPHHYIMGAQSSLPVDAAGNPWLGNYVYDHGNLVSNLLDNVVLESTGVLQKSRIYEMSTNKAFRETLAFLIVRDNAHQNAFAKALETLGVQWGKLFPIPNYDINKYPECRKYVDLGFHNAQFNFRLDQTRIAEIFDGQTPSRNGGQLRVTDPPQGFPLPQMPELPNEHSPGLHDLNA
- a CDS encoding sugar ABC transporter permease — its product is MKAITEKKSIRTRKHKHSQKWKVFKNQKYLYLMSFPFVIWVFIFQYLPLWGWTMAFQNYRPGKGFFDQKWVGFEHFQALFQDEHFYLVLRNTLAMSLMGLVAGFVFPVLFAVLLNEVRAQVMKRFVQTVSYLPHFVSWVVAAGIVIKMLSTDGGAVNDLLLGLHLIDQPIQFMAKGELFWGIVTGADVWKETGWNAIIYLAAISGIGPELYEAAKVDGASRLRQIWHITLPGIRPTIIVLFIMSIGHLVSIGFEKQFLLGNHMVSDYSEVLDLYALNYGLSMGRYSFGTAISIFNSVISVILLFVVNGIFKKFANESIM
- a CDS encoding glycosyl hydrolase; translation: MKSIPCNPKASDEVRSVLNYFSEIQGKGIITGQHTQTMAQEELDYIHQVTGKLPALCGFELLGYSPNINYEDSGEDCLLEVSENQDTLQKAWEWVQNNKGLLTFTWHWFSPLRGRDKSFYTEHTDFNVKKAIVEGTPEYKALLSDMDHMAEILREFCDKRIPILWRPFHESEGTWFWWGSQGPTIAKQLYRIMYERYTNHHALTNLIWVWNSPLAEGYVGDDVVDIISRDMYPPAHQHTDLRKEYEELVGITPTPKLAAIGEIGPIPSIRDLSASRIPWLWFMTWSQDFARTEKFTTNEELRSAYHCDYAITLDKLPQLY